TCTTTCTATATTTGAAAATAAATTATTAGAATCTTTGTAGAATTGTATTATAAATGGACGGTTTCCTGAATCGAATCTTAATAAATCAGTTTTTCCATCTCCATCAAAATCTCCAATTTTATATGTTTCAAAAATATCTGTATTATAAGGATAAAAAGACATTTGCGAATACGATTGCGCTTCGCTAACGGTATTATCCATATTAATAACAAGATACCTTTTCTTATTACTGAACGTTTCATCAAATTCAGGTATACCTATTGGTCCGTGAGGATCTTGTGGCTTTAGAATTTTTATATGTTCATCATCATTTAAACCTAAAAGCAATTCAGAAAGTCCATCACCATCTAAATCCATTTCAGTAAGTTTAAGAGGTGTTGTTTTTACACTATAGCCACCTTCTAACGGATCTAAATCTGGTGTTGTATTATCATAAATAGAATTAGGAATAACTTTAGTATACTGGTATTCGAGTTGATTGTTGTCACCTATAGAATATACAAATAACTGGATATCCTTTTTGCCAGAAGTAGTATTGGTTATTTGTTTATAATATGCAAAACCTTGTTTGTTTTCTACAACTCCAGATGTACTTTTAAAAGAAATAGGCAGAGCTTTTTTAAATTCTTCCTTTGTAGTATCTAGTGTACCTACAAAAGTAAGCTCATCACTTGTTGTATCTAAAGCTTTTTTAATAATATAAAGACCAGCAGGTTTATAAGTCGGATTAATACAAGTTCCACCATTAAATCCAGGAGTAAAGCTTTCACAAATACGGAATTGTTGATCTCGATATTCAAGTGCGTCTATAGCTCCATCACCATCAAAATCTCCCAATAATCCTGATTCTAAAGAGGAACTTTTTGATTCTGAAAAGTCTTGGCTTCTCGTTGATGTTTCATAATCAAAAGTAATAGGATTTGCCGCTTCATTTGCTGAATTATATTCGGTAATTTGTTTTACAAACTGATATTTATTACCATTTGCCTCCTGAATATAATCTAGGCCATATCTTCTAACAGGATTTTCATTTGAACTTATTTTAATTTCTGAAAGAATTTTATTTTGTATAAACTTAGTTCCATTTACATAAGATTGTTCAGCTAAATTTCTTTCTGCATAATTAAAATCTATTCTATTAAAGGGAAGTTGTTGTATAGCATCATTGCTACCCCATAAAATAGATGAGATAGTAGAAACATTATTACTTTGAGAATATACATAGGTAATATCATTTCCTTGGGCATTACGCCATTTGATTATATTATATTCCAAAGGGGTACGTCCTGGGCTGAATTCTACATTTGAATCTGTTGCACCATACCAAGCCTGCGAACCATCTTCAAAGGTAACTTTCCAAAATTTAGGACCATTGATATTTTGTACTGAAAAACCCTGTAAAGAACCGATTGATTTAATTTTTATATTAGAATATTTTTCTGTAATATATTCGGCTCCGTCTTGTCCATATTCTCCTGATTTTAAAATTAATCTTTGTCCATTAAAACTGTAATAATCAGAATAATCCAATTGTACTCCTTTTATTTCTCCATCCTTTTCAATATTTTTTCCTATTCTCGAAATTGATGTGATTCCGGAGATATTCCAACCATAGCCAGCAATCCCATTAGATGATCCGCTTGTATATACCAAGTCTATCTGTGGGGCTATATCTTTTATTCCTGGTGGCAAAGCAATTGGTAAAGTAAACTGCAACTGTCCCGCTCCATTCACCTCAATATTTCCTTTCGTATCATGAAAGCTTTTCCCTGAGGGAGCAGTAGTTCCTGTCGGATTATTAGCTCCCGCATTCGAGTCAGTAGGTCCTCCGCCAGGATTTTCTGTTCCTGGACCTATCTTAGCGACAAAAGGATTGGAAACATTTGATTTGGCAGTAAATCCGGGAGTCATGATCACCGTTTGCGGATCCTGAACAGTCCGTGAGGTACTTTCCTGCTGGTAGAGTATCGTTTGTGAAAAACCGAATACCGATCCCATTGACAGGATGAATGATAAAAATATTTTCATTGTTGTATAGGTATTAGTTTATCGTTTGGTAATATTTTTGCTGAAAACTCTTCCGTCTTTCAGGGTAAAATGTACAATATATACGCCCCAGTAATAACCAGACATATCTATTTTAAGATGTTTATTCAATTCGGGAAGATTTTGTTGTTGAAATTTCCAGTGAGCTGTACTGTGTTGATAAAGAGAAACAGATTCAATCAAACCATCTACCTCATCCGTCCAGTCTATGGTAAGAAAATCATTTACAGGAATAGGATATAATCTTATCTGCTTCCAGAATGTTTTTTCATCAATAGCACTATTGGTTGCAAGAATAGTTTTTGGCTCTTCTTTTTTGGCTTCTTCAAGCTGTTTAATTAAATCAGGTGCTTTTTTCTCATTAGTGTTCGTTCCCCGATATCGTTGGTTTCCTGCTTCGTCATATTTGAAGTAAACTTCAGTTTGTGAAAATCCGAGAAAACCAATCAATAAAGAAAATATTGAAAGTATTTTTCTTTTCATCTGTGTTATTTTTGATTGGAAATAAGTTGTTGAACTTGTTTTTTTAATTCCTGAATCTCTTGTGATTGAGATTTTAGCTGTTTATTCTGTTCGATAGAATAGAGAGTCAATTCTTCTATTTTTTCCAAAAGCTTAGCATCCATTTCTCCCAGATTGATCCCGTTTTTTACGACCTCTGTAGCAGATGGAATATTGGGTAAATGACCTTTTTCCTGAATATGTTTTTCTACATCTTCCAATGTATTAAGCTTATAATCTTTTTTGAAAACATAATCTGCCCACCCATTCGCGGAAGCTAGATCTACTTTGACCTTCTCTGCTCTTATACCGTCTTGAACAAATAGTCTATATTCATTGCAGTCACTGCAATTAGGAGTGAAGTTTAATCTTACACCCATAAAAATTTTGCCACTTGATCTTACTGATAATACGGGTTTAGACCAATCGCTGGCAGATGGCGGTGTGGAAATACTGAATAATCCGGATTCATTGGGCTGATAGGATGATGTGATCCATACTAGATCTGATCCTGTTGACATTTGTTTGGCATTATTAATTTGTATACCGTCAGAAGTTGTATTGAGATTAAATTGTAAACGACCAAATGTTTCTAGAGAAAGATCTATATCAGATATCTGTTTGATGCTAGTCTTTCCTGCAGAACTGATGCTCATTCTTTCAATATTATTGGTCTTAAATACTAAATTTTGAAGACCTGTAGTACCCAAAAATTGTGTGGATGAATTGATTCCTGAATTCCCAGTTAGATTCCAAGATTGAGCAAATGTAATACTGGCAGATAGTATACTAATAATGCATAGAAGTTTTTTCATGTGATATATTTTTTTATATTTTATAGAGTATATTGTGTTATGTCGAGCAAATTATAATACTAATACGTAAGACTCATATTCATTGTATGAATCCCTAGATGGGTGATAGTTATTAAAGTTTATAGTAAGTATTAGTTTATTTTTAGATAAAGAAAATTTAATAGAATAGAGAGGCTTTTAGGGTCTCCGTAACAAGCCGCGAAATTATAAATTTAAAAATTCATCAACAAGAGATTGTATGATTTATTTATTAAACGGAGTTCGATTGTAAAATAGAGTTCTTATTAGATATTGTTACGGTATTATCTTATACAGAGATTTTTGGGAGAGTGTCTCAGATTTTTATACTAGCTTCCTTTCCCTTTAATATAATTATAATATGTCGTTTTTTGCGGTGGCTTTTTTTAGTTAAAAATAATAAAGATACTTGATAGCATTTTTAAAAATATGAATCTGGCTATAGATTAGTTGCTCTATATTCTTTTAAAATAAAATTCTCCGAGGCATCAGAATTAACAATTTTTTTTAATAATTCTTTATCTGTGCTTAATAAATCGATATTCAAATGTCCTGATATTTTGATTACAAATGGCTGATTGCTTAGAGAAATATCTAAATTATTATATAATAATTCTTTTTTATTGAATACAGAATAAGGATAAGAAATTAGATCCTTTGAGTATTTCAATAAATCGTCTTGAGTGAAAATTAAAGCACCTATAAATCCAGTTGGAATATTATTTTCCTTAAATAAGGCTCGTAAACCATTCAAATTATTCTGTTTATTGGGAAACCACTCTTCATCTTTGAAATCATGATTTACAATCCATTGAGATTCGTTGTCGAGGTGATTGATGATGTTTTTAAACCAATCTTCATAGGCTGTAAGATATATGTCTAAACCAATATCTTTTCCTTCAAAAACATCGGGTAATTGAAATGAAACTCCATACCATTTTTTTAATGCTATATACTGTTTTCTGTTGTAGGGAAGAAGTTCATTTACTTTAGTACTAAATTCAATCATAAAATTTTAGTAATAAGTCTTTTGATAATCGGTGATACATGATAATTTAGTTAAAAATAATACATATCCAAATAATAAGCAGTTGATGACTGTTTATAAGTAATCTTCAAACATATTTTTGCCTTGGTGGTAAATTTTGTATTGTGTTTTTAGAGCATCCCAAATTTGAATGTAAATAGTTCCATCATCATTTTTACCCACATTTATATAAATGTTTTCTTCCTCTTCATTGGTCTCCACTTTTATTTCATCATTAGGTTTAATAAATGCCTCTAAGGCTTCAGGCTCTTTCGTGATATTCATATCTTCATCACTGCAGTTTTGAATTGTTATTTTAACTTTCATTGTTTTGTTTTAATTATCTAATTTTATACTTCATTTAGTTGTAGCTCAATGGAGTTATCAATATATAAATCAAGAAAATCAAAAAAATTATTTGCTATTTTTTTATAATTTCCTCCACAAAGTACATAAATTTCATTTTCATCTAACTGTTCTGAGCTGAGTCTAATTGCATATGAGAAAAGATTAAAACTATAATTAGCAAATACAAAAAGATCTTTAATCTTTTCTAAATTTAAAAGTAAACGATAATTAGGTATTCCTTGCCAATCACTAAATTCATCGGAAACTTTTCTAACATTTTCAATAGAATAGAATTCGTACAGCTCATCTGTACTCTGATTGAAAGTTCCATTTAATAATTTGAAATATTCTTTAAGATCATTAGGTAAAATAATACTATTATCTCTTTCAAATATTTCTATGGCATTTCTATTAATAGCAGAATTTTTTGTAATGCCTTCATTACTCCATTTTTTTTTAAGTTGCTCTAATTTAGACATAGATTATTTAATATTTTTTTATCCAATGTTTTATTATTTTGGAGCTCGGCTAAAATTATAATAATGAAGCCTAAGTTTTTAGCTTAAATAATTAAAGAAAATATAAATACATTTCAGCTTTATTTTCACCGTAAATAAAGCTGATAACCATTAATATTCATAAAGTTCTCGAAATCGATTGTTTTTAGAGATGAAATCACTTAAGAGATTATTCATAAGCAATTCCGGAAGGTTGTAATTCTTTAATCTCAGGTTTATTTAAAATAATATCCTGGAGTACCGCATTTATTTTATCAAATTTTTTCCCGCTAGGACAAAGCCACTTTTTATTATGACTATTATGTATGTATTGAACAATAGAACCATCAAAAAAAATACAATCATAAATTTTAGGATGAACTCCCCAGCTTGTACAATTGATTGTAGTGGGGAGATTTTGAAAATTATTTTCAAAAAAAGTATGTTGTATTTTTTCTTTTTCTTCTGTTGTTAACGTAATTTTGACCTGAATGGAATCTCCATCTCCATATCTTCTTGTGAAAGTATTTGTTTTAGAATCATAGCTGCTATTTAAGTTTTTAAATCCAAATGTAGCATGATTATTTAACTTTTTATTTTCATTACAAGAAAATAAAAGTAATGAAAATAATAAAGACCAAATTATTGAGCAGCATTTTTTATTTACCATAATATCTTAATAAGTAACAAAAATACATTCATTTATTCGGCCTTCAATTTTTTTATCTCCATGTTCATCCTGGAAATCCTCAATACAGGAAAGACCTCCTTTAACGGTTATCTTTGGTTAGAAATAAGCTGTTGAACTTGTTTTTTCAGCTCCTTAATTTCTTCAGACTGGGATTTTAACTGTTTATTCTGTTCAATTGAATAAAGGGTAAGCTCTTCAATTTTTTCTAAAAGCTTGGCATCCATCTCACCCAAATTAATTCCGTTTTTAACAACTTCATCAGCAGATGGAATGTTAGGTAGATGTCCTTTTTCTAAAATATGTTTTTCTACATTTTCTAAAGTATTGAGCTGATAATCTTTTTTGAAAACATAATCTGCCCATCCGTTCGCGGAAGCTACATCTACTTTTACTTTTTCTGTTTTGATTCCGTCCTTTACAAATAGCTTGTATTTTTCACCATCCTGGCTAACTCCGTTTGCAGGAATAGGATTAGAGAAAGTTCCGATGCCGATCGTGCCATTATTACCAAAAATCCAGTTTCCGATATTCAGTTCATGATTAGGAGCGGAATTAACAGGCTCTATATTGTTTCCAATATAAATATTGTTACTTGCATTAAGTAGGTCTATGGAAACATTATTGTATCCAATCGCAATATTATTATTTCCGTTTCTTAGCCTTATAAATGACTTTGCTCCTACCACCGTGTTGTTGGACGAACCTGCCCAAAGTCCCTGTAGAGCCATTCCTCCAATACCCGTGTTATTATCTCCGGTCATCGTGGAAGTGCCTCCTCCGTGTAAGGTATTAAATCCTAGACTTGTATTAAGGTTTCCGGTCGTTGATCTGTTTAATGCATTGTGCCCAATTGCAACATTTTGAATTCCTGAAGTATTGCTAAATAAAGCATTAATTCCAATTCCGGTGTTCATATTTCCTGTACTATTGGCTACTAGAGAATTTAAACCAAATGCTGTATTATAGTTTCCTGTTGTATTTGATGTCATGGATCCAAATCCGAAGACCGTATTGCCTTTACCTGTACCATTTTCTGAACCGCCGCCGAAAAATAAGTTTTTATCCCAGATCACACCGGAATCAGTAATCCCCTGAAATATAAACCGGTTTCCAGAGGTAATTCTTAATTTTTCTCCATTATTAGTTTTAAAAATTAAAGGCTGGTTATCGGTTGTTCCGATAAAATGAGTCGAAACATTCGTTCCGGCATTTCCTGTAAGATTCCAGGATTGGGCAAGGGTAGCACTGGCCATCAGTAGGCTCGCAAGACATACAATTTTTTTCATTTCTTTGTTGTTTTTATTTTGTTGTTTAAATATTCTTAATCAGAATCTGACTTAAAATCAAATTTATCTCTGTTTCATAGGAAAAACTTCTAATGGTGACAAGTATATGTTTTAATCCCTAGCTATTTAAATTTAAAAGATTGTAAACCAGGATTTTAAAATTAACGGAAAAGTCTAGAAGAGTTAAGATGAACATAGATATTTGTGTTTTTATGGTGTGAAAATATAAAATTTTACCTTCCCCACCAAGAGATTTTTTAGAAATATTATTTTTCAATTACTAAGCCTGTTTAATAAGTATAAAACCCTTTTTTTTCATTATAAGCTTCTTTTGAGTGTATTTTTTTCACTCCCTTTTTTAGCTTTTACCTGCCGAATTTACAATAAAGTAGTATAAAATCCATTTCAAAATACTAGAATATTAATGACAAACTCTAATTTGAATCGACTTAAAGCTAGTGGGATTTAATAAACGGGCTCTAATAATTTTATATTAAGAGAATAAAGAGCGTCACTAAAAACACCTACCTTTACTCAACCAAATTCCTTACAACATGAAAGCAGACATCGAAAATAAACTGATTGATAAAAATACAAAACCCACCAGCATGCGGATTTTGGTGTATGATTTTCTAAGTTCTCAGGAAGCGGCGTTATCTTTGTCTGAAATTGAGAATCACTTTGAAAATGCAGACCGAACCACAATTTACAGAACGTTAAAAACGTTCGAAGAAAAAGGGATTGTTCACGGAATTCAGGAGAATACCACGACGAAATATAAACTTTGCCACGATGGATGCGACGAAAGTACCCATAAAGACTGGCATCTTCATTTCTACTGTAAAATCTGCAAACAGACGACGTGTAAAGAAGATATTTCGGTTCCTGAAAATATTCAGACCAATTTCAGGATTGATGAAATCAGACTTTTTGCAAAAGGAATTTGCGAAAACTGTCTCGAAAGTTTGCAATAGTATTGCATTGGGTTTCGCCTTAACTTTGAGTAAAATATTTAAGTTATGGAAGAATGTTGCAGTACAAAACCTAAAAAACAACACGACCACAACCACGAAGGTCACGATCATGATCACGGGCATTCGCATGATTTAGGAGATCAATCTACATTTCAGATGTTCCTTCCTGCAATGATTTCCTTTGTTTTGTTGTTGGTAGGTATCGCATTAGATCAATATATAAAACCCGATTGGTTTACCGGCTGGATCCGTCTGGTTTGGTATCTTGTGGCTTACATTCCGGTGGGATTACCCGTTTTAAAAGAAGCTTTTGAAAGCATTAAAAATGGGGATGTTTTTTCTGAATTTTTTTTGATGGGGATCGCAACCGTCGGGGCTTTTGCTATCGGCGAGTATCCGGAGGGTGTCGCGGTGATGCTTTTCTATTCTGTTGGTGAAGTTTTTCAGGCAATGGCGGTTACCAGAGCAAAAACCAATATCAAATCTTTACTCGATCAGCGTCCCGATGAGGTTACCGTTATAAAAGACGGTAAACCACAGACAGTTAAGGCTGAAAAAGTAAATATCGGCGAAATTATTCAGTTAAAATCAGGAGAGAAACTAGGATTGGATGGCGAATTGTTATCTGAAAATGCATCATTCAACACAGCTGCTTTAACCGGGGAAAGTAAACCCGATACGAAGATAAAAGGAGAAATTGTTCTTGCGGGAATGATCAATCTGAATACCGTAAGTCTGGTAAAAGTAACCACCGCTTACAAAGACAGCAAACTGAGCAAAATCTTAGAAATGGTTCAGAATGCCACTGCTCAAAAAGCACCTACCGAACTTTTTATCAGAAAATTTGCCAAAATATATACCCCGATTGTGGTTTTCTTAGCGATTGGAATTACCTTTTTACCTTACTTTTTTGTTCCGAATTACGAATTTAGAGATTGGTTGTACAGAGCATTGGTATTCTTGGTGATTTCATGTCCTTGTGCCTTGGTGATTTCCATTCCTTTAGGTTATTTCGGTGGAATCGGAGCAGGAAGCCGAAACGGAATCTTATTTAAAGGAAGTAATTTTCTGGACGTTTTAGCCGATATTCAAAATGTCGTAATGGATAAAACCGGAACCATGACGGAAGGTGTTTTTAAAGTTCAGGAAGTAAATTTCAGCAATGAATTCAATAGAGATGAAATTTTAAAATTCATCAACGCGCTGGAAAGTAAAAGTTCGCATCCTGTGGCCACCGCAATCCATGAATACGTTGGCGAAATTGATCATTCTTTGCCATTGGAAAATGTTGAGGAAATTGCTGGTCATGGTTTAAAGGCAACAATTAATGGACAACGGTTATTAGTAGGAAATTTCAAGTTGATGGATAAGTTCAACATCAATTATGACATTAATACTGAGAATATGGTGTATACCTTGATTGCTGTCGCTTACGATCAAAAATTTGTAGGCTATTTAACGATCGCAGATTCCATTAAACCGGATGCCGAAATAACCATAAAAAAATTAAAAGCATTGCACGTCAATACCACCATGCTGAGTGGCGACAAATCTTCCGTTGTATACCATGTTGCAGAAAAATTAGGAATTCAAAATGCATATGGCGATCTGCTTCCGGAAGATAAGGTGAACAAAGTAAAAGAGGTGAAAGCAAAAAATCAAACCGTAGCTTTTGTAGGGGATGGGGTAAATGATGCTCCGGTTGTTGCGTTAAGCGATGTCGGAATTGCGATGGGCGGATTGGGAAGCGATGCCACCATTGAAACCGCCGATGTTGTGATTCAGGATGACCAGCCGGGTAAAATTCCAATGGCAATCAATATCGGGAAACAAACGAAAAAAATTGTGTGGCAAAATATTATTCTCGCATTCGGAATCAAAGCAGTCGTTTTAGCGCTCGGCGCCGGAGGATTGGCGACCATGTGGGAAGCCGTTTTCGCAGATGTTGGCGTGGCATTATTAGCGATCTTAAATGCCGTACGAATTCAGAGAATGAAGTTTTAATTATATTTTTCTCTCGCAGATCAAGCAAATTCAGCAGATTATTAAACTAAAAATCTTTGCCATCTCCAAAATCTACGAAAAAAAATAAACATCTGTGTAAATCTGTGTTATCTGTGGGAAATAAAAAATGGACAAGAACAAGATTCTCTTGCCGATCAAGCAAATTCAGCAGATTATTAAACTAAAATCTGCGGCATCTGCAAAATCTGCGAGAGAAAAACTTAAACATCATTAAACTTCTTTCATCTATCAACCAAAATCCACCAACTAAAAATGACTTTCATCATAAATTAACATGAAAAACAATTTTCAGTAGTATATTTGTACTACAAAATTCATTGTTGAAGTTTTTCATTTCCATATTCGTCATTTTTACGATCGCACTACGTCCCGTATTGCCATTGATAAATTATGCGGTTAATTACGACTACATCGTAAAAAACCTTTGCGAAAACAGAAATATACCTCAGTCGACCTGTAAAGGGAAATGTTATGTAGAAAAAGAACTCGCAAAAAGTGAAAAGCAATCCAACAATACCCAAAATATAAAAATTGCAGGTCTGGATGTTTTTTTGTCGAATGAAATTCTTTCTTTTTCAACTAAAATTCAAACGGAAGTTCCGGAAAAACATCCCAATTCATTTAAAGAACACTTCTTTGTTTCCGAATATTTCAACCGAATATTCCATCCTCCTTTGTCCTAAAATCTATTTAAACTAATTTTATAGTTTAATATTGAAGTGAATTTAGCTGTCATTTGCTGAGTGTTAACGCCATTGCGAACATAACAACATCAAGTTGACCAAAAAACTTTGCGAGCATTGTGTGTTTAAAAATAAGATCAATATTAAGTTTAGTTTAAAATATCAATTCATTTTTATTCAAAATCATCATTAATTTCAATTTAATTTAAAATGAAATCAAAACTTATTTTAACGGCATTTTTGTCGGTTTCATTAATGGCGTGTGCCCAGGAAACACCTAAAGTAAAGCATAAAAGTAAAACTGCTGTTTCCAAGCAAAATGTAAAAACGGTAAAATTTGCCAATGCGGTAGACCCCATTTGTCATATGCCGACAGAGCCCGACATGAAAGATACAGCGGTGTACAAAAATAAAACGTACGGTTTTTGCAGTGCTTACTGTAAAGACGAATTCAAGAAAAATCCTGAAAAGTATGTCAAAAACTAAAAAGCAGAACAATACCAAGCGCAAGTTGATTATTCCGATCGCGGTGATGGCGTTGCTTTTTTTAATTATTGGCGTAGGAATGGGATATTTTAAAAAGAATCTTTATACGATCATGAAAGTTCCGGATTTTGAACTGACGGATCAGAACAATAAAAAGATTACCAATAAAGATATGCTTGGAAAAGTATATCTGGTAGAGTTTTTCTTTAGCAAATGCCCGACTATTTGTCCGGTGATGAACACCAATATGCGGGCGATAGAAGACGAAATCAACGATCCAAATTTTGGAATTATCTCCATCAGCATCGATCCTGAAAATGATACGCCGGTGCTGCTTAAAGAACATGCAAAAAAGATTGGAGCAAAATCTCCGAACTGGCATTTTCTGACGGGCGACAGAGCATATATCGGGAACCTTGCGGATCAGTTTGATATTTATGTGGGTGATAAGGAAGACGAAAGCGAAAACCTCAACCACAGCGGAATGATCGCATTGGTAGATCAGGACGGGAATCTGCGTTGTCGGTTTAATAAAGAAAATATGCCGATTCTGTATTATTCAGGGTTAAATTATTCTGATGCGGAAGGTAAAAATCCGACGCTGACAGGAAAATATCATCCCGACAGAGAATTGCTGATAGAGGATATTAAGAAATTATTGAAATAAGGGGTCGGAAGATGGATGCAGGAAGATGGAAGTTATTAAAATACAATAGTAATAAACTTCCAGCCTCCAATTCCCAACTTCCCGCCAAAATATAAACCATAAAAACAAAACGTTATGAAGATTTTGAAAATAGCTGCTTTAAGTGCAGTTTTTGCGGCGCAATTTGCATTTGCGCAATTCAAACAAACGCCTTTGCCGTACGCGTACAATGCGTTAGAAGGAAATATCGATGCCGAGACCATGGAGATCCATTATTCAAAGCATGCCGCGGCTTATGTTGCCAATCTGAATAAAGCCATTGCCGGAACTCCACAGGAAAAGCAAACCTTATTCGAGATCATGTCGAATGCTTCAAAACTACCTGCTGCAGTAAGAAACAATGCGGGTGGACATTACAATCACGAATTGTTCTGGACGGTTCTTACGCCGGTAAAAAATACGCAGCCTTCCGCAAAATTGGCGAAAGCAATTACCGATGCGTTCGGAAGTATGGATGCTTTTAAAGCAAAAATGGCAAAAGCAGGCGCCGATCGTTTTGGCTCAGGTTGGGCATGGCTTTC
The sequence above is a segment of the Chryseobacterium sp. MYb264 genome. Coding sequences within it:
- a CDS encoding cell wall anchor protein, whose translation is MKKLLCIISILSASITFAQSWNLTGNSGINSSTQFLGTTGLQNLVFKTNNIERMSISSAGKTSIKQISDIDLSLETFGRLQFNLNTTSDGIQINNAKQMSTGSDLVWITSSYQPNESGLFSISTPPSASDWSKPVLSVRSSGKIFMGVRLNFTPNCSDCNEYRLFVQDGIRAEKVKVDLASANGWADYVFKKDYKLNTLEDVEKHIQEKGHLPNIPSATEVVKNGINLGEMDAKLLEKIEELTLYSIEQNKQLKSQSQEIQELKKQVQQLISNQK
- a CDS encoding SMI1/KNR4 family protein encodes the protein MSKLEQLKKKWSNEGITKNSAINRNAIEIFERDNSIILPNDLKEYFKLLNGTFNQSTDELYEFYSIENVRKVSDEFSDWQGIPNYRLLLNLEKIKDLFVFANYSFNLFSYAIRLSSEQLDENEIYVLCGGNYKKIANNFFDFLDLYIDNSIELQLNEV
- a CDS encoding Fur family transcriptional regulator, which produces MKADIENKLIDKNTKPTSMRILVYDFLSSQEAALSLSEIENHFENADRTTIYRTLKTFEEKGIVHGIQENTTTKYKLCHDGCDESTHKDWHLHFYCKICKQTTCKEDISVPENIQTNFRIDEIRLFAKGICENCLESLQ
- a CDS encoding heavy metal translocating P-type ATPase, encoding MGIATVGAFAIGEYPEGVAVMLFYSVGEVFQAMAVTRAKTNIKSLLDQRPDEVTVIKDGKPQTVKAEKVNIGEIIQLKSGEKLGLDGELLSENASFNTAALTGESKPDTKIKGEIVLAGMINLNTVSLVKVTTAYKDSKLSKILEMVQNATAQKAPTELFIRKFAKIYTPIVVFLAIGITFLPYFFVPNYEFRDWLYRALVFLVISCPCALVISIPLGYFGGIGAGSRNGILFKGSNFLDVLADIQNVVMDKTGTMTEGVFKVQEVNFSNEFNRDEILKFINALESKSSHPVATAIHEYVGEIDHSLPLENVEEIAGHGLKATINGQRLLVGNFKLMDKFNINYDINTENMVYTLIAVAYDQKFVGYLTIADSIKPDAEITIKKLKALHVNTTMLSGDKSSVVYHVAEKLGIQNAYGDLLPEDKVNKVKEVKAKNQTVAFVGDGVNDAPVVALSDVGIAMGGLGSDATIETADVVIQDDQPGKIPMAINIGKQTKKIVWQNIILAFGIKAVVLALGAGGLATMWEAVFADVGVALLAILNAVRIQRMKF
- a CDS encoding YHS domain-containing protein produces the protein MKSKLILTAFLSVSLMACAQETPKVKHKSKTAVSKQNVKTVKFANAVDPICHMPTEPDMKDTAVYKNKTYGFCSAYCKDEFKKNPEKYVKN
- a CDS encoding SCO family protein; this translates as MSKTKKQNNTKRKLIIPIAVMALLFLIIGVGMGYFKKNLYTIMKVPDFELTDQNNKKITNKDMLGKVYLVEFFFSKCPTICPVMNTNMRAIEDEINDPNFGIISISIDPENDTPVLLKEHAKKIGAKSPNWHFLTGDRAYIGNLADQFDIYVGDKEDESENLNHSGMIALVDQDGNLRCRFNKENMPILYYSGLNYSDAEGKNPTLTGKYHPDRELLIEDIKKLLK
- a CDS encoding superoxide dismutase, yielding MKILKIAALSAVFAAQFAFAQFKQTPLPYAYNALEGNIDAETMEIHYSKHAAAYVANLNKAIAGTPQEKQTLFEIMSNASKLPAAVRNNAGGHYNHELFWTVLTPVKNTQPSAKLAKAITDAFGSMDAFKAKMAKAGADRFGSGWAWLSVDKSGKLFVSSTANQDNPLMDVVEEKGTPIFGIDVWEHAYYLKYQNKRADYLTAIWNVTNWKEISRRYEEAITKK